The following proteins are co-located in the Vigna angularis cultivar LongXiaoDou No.4 chromosome 2, ASM1680809v1, whole genome shotgun sequence genome:
- the LOC108327731 gene encoding nudix hydrolase 18, mitochondrial produces MVAVVAQENVVALVSRTGRELQRYRKGRRQVVGCIPYRFKIGQKTSLDVSDELEVLVISSQKGKGMLFPKGGWELDESKKEAALRETMEEAGVRGIVGGKLGKWSFKSKTHDTFYEGYMFPLLVEEQLEFWPEQNVRQRVWMSVTEARDVCQHWWMKEALDRLVNRLAGQKVGRDNKQVLGSMNCTRDAKSDL; encoded by the exons atggtggcTGTGGTTGCCCAGGAAAATGTTGTGGCATTGGTTTCTCGTACCGGCAGAGAGTTGCAACGTTATAGAAAAGGTCGTCGCCAAGTTGTGGG ATGCATACCGTACAGATTTAAGATTGGGCAGAAAACTTCTTTGGACGTTTCTGATGAATTGGAAGTTCTGGTTATCAGTTCTCAGAAGGGAAAAGGGATGCTATTTCCGAAG GGAGGCTGGGAATTGGACGAATCAAAAAAGGAGGCAGCTTTGAGAGAAACCATGGAGGAAGCTGGGGTGAGAGGCATTGTTGGG GGTAAATTGGGTAAATGGAGTTTCAAGAGTAAGACTCATGACACTTTCTATGAAGGCTACATGTTCCCTTTACTTGTTGAAGAGCAATTGGAGTTCTGGCCTGAGCAAAACGTTCGTCAAAGAGTATGG ATGAGCGTCACCGAAGCAAGGGATGTTTGTCAACACTGGTGGATGAAGGAAGCTCTAGACAGATTAGTAAACCGTCTTGCTGGTCAAAAAGTCGGTCGTGATAATAAGCAAGTTCTTGGTTCTATGAACTGCACAAGAGATGCCAAATCTGACTTGTAA